The Brevinematales bacterium genome has a segment encoding these proteins:
- a CDS encoding class I SAM-dependent methyltransferase: MLCPLCGSGDTAFKYRIARFTPPFDIHECRACRFQFRDRTGLDAYSYYDRGYYEGGKEFTYVDERRLEEASRIVWRARMKRLKRRDHSGAAEPAFLDIGCSFGGLMQVAEEYGYRAYGAEVSEYSGGYARKRFGGDRIFTGSIEDIHLPEGQFSAAAMIEVIEHIADPRKAIESIARAMKPGGVFLVQTADMDGMQARRAKDMYHYYLPGHLSYFDRHNLRNLLMENGFSRTQYIGGVEFGLLPKLLKSRASFSRFSEYIKWMRISFYHWMSKITLGPWHLTSSMVILAWK; this comes from the coding sequence ATGCTTTGCCCGTTATGCGGCTCAGGCGATACCGCATTCAAGTACCGTATCGCCCGCTTCACGCCCCCGTTCGATATCCACGAATGCCGCGCCTGCCGTTTCCAGTTCCGCGACAGGACGGGTCTCGACGCATACTCGTACTACGACCGGGGATACTACGAGGGCGGGAAGGAATTTACCTATGTGGACGAACGCCGTCTGGAGGAAGCGTCGCGGATAGTCTGGCGCGCGCGGATGAAACGCCTCAAACGGCGCGACCATAGCGGCGCGGCCGAACCCGCGTTCCTCGATATCGGGTGCTCGTTCGGAGGACTGATGCAGGTCGCGGAGGAATACGGGTACCGCGCCTATGGGGCGGAGGTCTCGGAATACTCCGGCGGATACGCGCGCAAGCGTTTCGGCGGGGACCGCATATTTACCGGGAGTATCGAGGATATCCACCTCCCGGAGGGGCAGTTTTCCGCCGCCGCGATGATAGAAGTGATCGAGCATATCGCCGACCCCCGCAAGGCTATAGAAAGTATCGCGCGGGCGATGAAACCAGGCGGCGTATTCCTCGTGCAGACCGCCGATATGGACGGGATGCAGGCGCGGCGCGCGAAGGATATGTACCATTATTACCTCCCGGGGCATCTGTCCTACTTCGACCGGCACAATTTGAGAAATTTATTGATGGAAAACGGGTTTAGCCGTACGCAGTACATCGGCGGGGTGGAGTTCGGGCTTTTACCGAAATTATTGAAGTCCCGCGCATCTTTTTCACGGTTTTCGGAGTATATTAAATGGATGAGAATCTCATTTTATCACTGGATGAGTAAAATAACGCTGGGGCCGTGGCATCTCACGAGCTCGATGGTGATTTTGGCATGGAAGTAG